Proteins encoded by one window of Anaeromyxobacter sp.:
- the cglF gene encoding adventurous gliding motility protein CglF, translated as MRTLALLTLLALPAVPSAQDKGEVKPTVVYEKRTEINFEDDTIDGDLKRPDGEYVESRRKVTHSNLIRIREDWREKVMRASGEL; from the coding sequence ATGCGCACCCTGGCGCTGCTCACACTGCTGGCTCTCCCGGCCGTCCCGTCCGCTCAGGACAAGGGCGAGGTGAAGCCCACCGTGGTCTACGAGAAGCGGACCGAGATCAACTTCGAGGACGACACCATCGACGGCGACCTGAAGCGCCCGGACGGCGAATACGTCGAGTCCCGCCGCAAGGTGACCCACTCCAACCTCATCCGCATCCGCGAGGACTGGCGGGAGAAGGTGATGCGGGCCAGCGGGGAGCTCTAG
- a CDS encoding tetratricopeptide repeat protein has product MTRAPHAPALVAALFLAACAGAPVAPPPPPAPRPVRPVEPADPGAGRSARLFEEAAAQQQAAEKAGDVDWAVMEARWRAVASAGDQPEAHHNLGVALERQGRLAEARAAYQRAQATRPLRQSAVNLAVLLEREGDSRGAAAAYGQAIRDFPEDGVARARLGALYQRSGQNEEAWRLAREALLREPGSAVAYRTLIQVALSRGDVDLARLVALRAQKVAPDDAEVAFLSGQVAARQGDAAGAAAQWKRALALSPGHRPSRAALLEAAAAQGRWAEVEAQATALLADDPTDAPVRLTLGVAQRRLGKPDQALRSYEEAERQARGALPEVHLARGLLLMREQGDCQGALRALEAYEKAAGPVLPEGSPAPRLMRECQGRLEQERQAGEAARAAQAESERQAAKARAGAPPAPAATATPGERAAPTPPPPGGGRKP; this is encoded by the coding sequence GTGACCCGCGCCCCGCACGCCCCGGCCCTGGTGGCCGCCCTGTTCCTCGCGGCCTGCGCCGGCGCCCCGGTGGCGCCGCCGCCCCCGCCGGCGCCTCGCCCGGTCAGGCCGGTCGAGCCCGCCGACCCGGGCGCCGGGCGGTCGGCCCGCCTCTTCGAGGAGGCGGCGGCGCAGCAGCAGGCGGCCGAGAAGGCCGGCGACGTGGACTGGGCCGTCATGGAGGCCCGCTGGCGCGCCGTGGCGTCCGCCGGCGACCAGCCCGAGGCCCACCACAACCTGGGGGTGGCGCTGGAGCGGCAGGGGCGGCTGGCCGAGGCCCGCGCCGCGTACCAGCGGGCCCAGGCGACCCGGCCGCTGCGCCAGTCGGCGGTCAACCTGGCGGTGCTGCTGGAGCGGGAGGGCGACTCGCGCGGGGCGGCCGCGGCGTACGGCCAGGCCATCCGCGACTTCCCGGAGGACGGCGTGGCGCGGGCCCGGCTGGGCGCGCTCTACCAGCGCTCCGGGCAGAACGAGGAGGCCTGGCGCCTGGCGCGCGAGGCGCTGCTGCGCGAGCCCGGCAGCGCCGTGGCCTACCGCACCCTGATCCAGGTGGCGCTGTCGCGGGGCGACGTGGACCTGGCCAGGCTGGTGGCCCTGCGGGCCCAGAAGGTGGCGCCCGACGACGCCGAGGTGGCCTTCCTGTCGGGGCAGGTGGCGGCCCGCCAGGGCGACGCGGCCGGGGCGGCCGCGCAGTGGAAGCGGGCCCTGGCGCTGAGCCCCGGCCACCGGCCCTCCCGCGCCGCGCTGCTGGAGGCGGCGGCGGCCCAGGGGCGCTGGGCCGAGGTGGAGGCGCAGGCCACCGCGCTCCTGGCCGACGATCCCACCGACGCGCCGGTGCGGCTGACGCTGGGCGTGGCGCAGCGCCGGCTCGGCAAGCCCGACCAGGCGCTCCGCTCCTACGAGGAGGCCGAGCGCCAGGCGCGCGGCGCCCTGCCCGAGGTCCACCTGGCGCGCGGCCTGCTGCTGATGCGCGAGCAGGGCGACTGCCAGGGGGCGCTCCGGGCCCTCGAGGCCTACGAGAAGGCGGCCGGGCCGGTGCTGCCCGAGGGCTCGCCGGCGCCGCGGCTGATGCGCGAGTGCCAGGGGCGCCTGGAGCAGGAACGGCAGGCCGGCGAGGCGGCCCGGGCCGCCCAGGCCGAGTCCGAGCGGCAGGCGGCCAAGGCCAGGGCGGGCGCCCCCCCGGCGCCGGCCGCCACCGCCACCCCGGGTGAACGGGCCGCACCTACACCGCCCCCCCCGGGCGGTGGCAGAAAGCCCTGA
- a CDS encoding tetratricopeptide repeat protein: MVLALGLALAAPGRAAAAEPRAAPPTGALGQKRSIGPDASLEGTLERAKPAAAAPTGPALKFEQFRAGIEVKLSDKRREEIASLRKLIKLSSQGGDRDLPSYYFRLAELLWEESQYFFFEANRAEGELLGLQKGDPRVARLQAEKADAEGQFRDMQKQAVVLYKAIIAKHPSYERLDEVLFFLARNLLLRDRTDQEAMKAYRALIQKFPASPYVPDAWMAFGEYYFEKANQGERNANLKRALEAYQKAAGFQESSVYGYALYKQGWVQFNLGAFPEALDLFRSVVYFGELPTSTIPADRKLALVKEARKDYVRTWPFVGSAEAAFEDFRRVGGEAGAGDMLKSLADLYWTDGKDREAILVYHRLIQERPVSPDAPTFQSRIVTMAGRMGRKEIAVQQAHVFVKILTDFEASPAGRDPRNATATAGARSTAENTLRTLALRYHNEWKKTDDQAVAGFATSVYVDYLEVFGQSTSAYEMRFFHGELLYALGRFAEAGDEYDRVVAVDVAALEGKAGPARPAEGAAKAGKWFADALEGALYAHEEAAKAAPPVPPQPDKKRRVAFAPEREKLVRAYQRYVRWAPDGKLASKAAYRAGKLHYDHYDYADAIDLFTRVALDHPASTEAEYATNLVLDAYNELGDWRNLNGWARRFYANAALVAAHPKLKDDLPRVVEESAFKIIEELEQKKDWEGAAEAYLAFVRDWPATRLGATALYNASVDYARGHRVDKAMEVRELLLQRYPGDALAPRCLYDNAEGYEATADFERAADGYERYFREWRRQRDAAAPKRPPPGKGKGKAGAPATPGAAPPAGPQYDEKRATDAIINAAVFRAGLRDWGRAEAASLAYLETWPDGPDAARLALSLADLAGRQGQAQKELARLEAYQRRYARTPDDWLSAQHRVARLMEKSGNAAGARRAYEQGLEHYRKNREQVKDRGLPLAAEAALRELEPAFADYRTVDLNVGPKYLAGQLQLKGARLKRLEEQYTAVVKLGVADPAVCALERIGRLYENFARVLQDAPVPKELRGNPELLEEYRAQLGEQAEPLEQKAGEGLELAVAKARELGVKNDCADRATATVAARRPELGPGAEPLPALSRLATPPTPMGHGTLAAVEPPPAAPRPREGARRPEAGTRADPALPALKLPGERRAAPKVQEPAPPRPRGEDPLPRPKKGADEDLLP, translated from the coding sequence CTGGTCCTGGCGCTGGGCCTGGCCCTGGCCGCCCCCGGCCGGGCCGCCGCCGCCGAGCCGCGCGCCGCGCCCCCCACCGGCGCCCTGGGCCAGAAGCGCTCCATCGGCCCCGACGCCTCGCTGGAGGGCACGCTGGAGCGGGCCAAGCCGGCCGCGGCGGCGCCCACCGGCCCGGCCCTCAAGTTCGAGCAGTTCCGCGCCGGCATCGAGGTGAAGCTCTCCGACAAGCGGCGCGAGGAGATCGCCAGCCTCCGCAAGCTCATCAAGCTGTCGTCCCAGGGCGGCGACCGGGACCTGCCGAGCTACTACTTCCGGCTGGCCGAGCTGCTCTGGGAGGAGTCGCAGTACTTCTTCTTCGAGGCCAACCGCGCCGAGGGCGAGCTGCTCGGGCTGCAGAAGGGCGACCCCCGGGTGGCCCGGCTGCAGGCCGAGAAGGCCGACGCCGAGGGCCAGTTCCGCGACATGCAGAAGCAGGCGGTGGTGCTCTACAAGGCCATCATCGCCAAGCACCCGTCCTACGAGCGGCTCGACGAGGTGCTCTTCTTCCTGGCGCGCAACCTGCTGCTGCGCGACCGCACCGACCAGGAGGCCATGAAGGCCTACCGGGCCCTCATCCAGAAGTTCCCGGCGTCGCCCTACGTGCCCGACGCCTGGATGGCCTTCGGCGAGTACTACTTCGAGAAGGCCAACCAGGGGGAGCGGAACGCCAACCTGAAGCGGGCCCTGGAGGCCTACCAGAAGGCGGCCGGCTTCCAGGAGAGCTCGGTCTACGGCTACGCGCTCTACAAGCAGGGCTGGGTGCAGTTCAACCTCGGGGCCTTCCCCGAGGCCCTCGACCTCTTCCGCAGCGTCGTCTACTTCGGCGAGCTGCCCACCTCCACCATCCCGGCCGACCGCAAGCTGGCGCTGGTGAAGGAGGCCCGCAAGGACTACGTGCGCACCTGGCCCTTCGTGGGCTCGGCCGAGGCGGCCTTCGAGGACTTCCGCCGGGTGGGCGGCGAGGCCGGGGCCGGCGACATGCTCAAGTCGCTGGCCGACCTCTACTGGACCGACGGCAAGGACCGCGAGGCCATCCTGGTCTACCACCGGCTCATCCAGGAGCGGCCGGTCTCGCCCGACGCGCCCACCTTCCAGTCGCGCATCGTCACCATGGCCGGGCGCATGGGGCGCAAGGAGATCGCGGTCCAGCAGGCCCACGTCTTCGTCAAGATCCTCACCGACTTCGAGGCCTCGCCGGCCGGGCGCGACCCCAGGAACGCCACCGCCACCGCGGGGGCGCGCTCCACCGCCGAGAACACCCTGCGCACCCTGGCGCTGCGCTACCACAACGAGTGGAAGAAGACCGACGACCAGGCGGTGGCCGGCTTCGCCACCAGCGTCTACGTGGACTACCTGGAGGTGTTCGGGCAGAGCACCTCGGCCTACGAGATGCGCTTCTTCCACGGCGAGCTGCTCTACGCCCTGGGGCGCTTCGCCGAGGCCGGCGACGAGTACGACCGGGTGGTGGCGGTGGACGTGGCCGCCCTGGAGGGCAAGGCCGGCCCGGCCCGCCCCGCCGAGGGCGCCGCCAAGGCGGGCAAGTGGTTCGCCGACGCGCTGGAGGGCGCCCTCTACGCCCACGAGGAGGCCGCCAAGGCCGCCCCGCCGGTGCCGCCCCAGCCGGACAAGAAGAGGCGGGTGGCCTTCGCCCCCGAGCGCGAGAAGCTGGTGCGCGCCTACCAGCGCTACGTGCGGTGGGCGCCCGACGGCAAGCTGGCCTCCAAGGCGGCCTACCGCGCCGGCAAGCTGCACTACGACCACTACGACTACGCCGACGCCATCGACCTCTTCACCCGCGTGGCGCTGGACCACCCGGCCAGCACCGAGGCCGAGTACGCCACCAACCTGGTGCTGGACGCCTACAACGAGCTGGGCGACTGGCGGAACCTGAACGGCTGGGCCCGCCGCTTCTACGCCAACGCGGCCCTGGTGGCGGCCCACCCCAAGCTGAAGGACGACCTGCCGCGGGTGGTGGAGGAGAGCGCCTTCAAGATCATCGAGGAGCTGGAGCAGAAGAAGGACTGGGAGGGCGCGGCCGAGGCCTACCTGGCCTTCGTGCGCGACTGGCCGGCCACCCGGCTGGGCGCCACCGCCCTCTACAACGCCTCGGTGGACTACGCCCGGGGCCACCGGGTGGACAAGGCCATGGAGGTGCGCGAGCTCCTGCTGCAGCGCTACCCGGGCGACGCGCTGGCGCCGCGCTGCCTCTACGACAACGCCGAGGGGTACGAGGCCACCGCCGACTTCGAGCGGGCCGCCGACGGCTACGAGCGCTACTTCCGCGAGTGGCGCCGCCAGCGGGACGCCGCCGCCCCGAAGCGTCCGCCGCCCGGGAAGGGCAAGGGCAAGGCGGGGGCGCCGGCCACGCCGGGCGCCGCGCCGCCGGCCGGGCCGCAGTACGACGAGAAGCGGGCCACCGACGCCATCATCAACGCCGCGGTCTTCCGGGCCGGCCTGCGCGACTGGGGCCGGGCCGAGGCGGCCAGCCTGGCCTACCTGGAGACCTGGCCGGACGGCCCCGACGCCGCCCGCCTGGCCCTCTCGCTGGCCGACCTGGCGGGGCGCCAGGGCCAGGCCCAGAAGGAGCTGGCCCGGCTGGAGGCCTACCAGCGCCGCTACGCCCGCACCCCCGACGACTGGCTCTCGGCGCAGCACCGCGTGGCGCGCCTCATGGAGAAGTCCGGCAACGCCGCCGGGGCGCGCCGGGCCTACGAGCAGGGGCTGGAGCACTACCGCAAGAACCGCGAGCAGGTGAAGGACCGCGGCCTGCCGCTGGCGGCCGAGGCGGCGCTGCGCGAGCTGGAGCCGGCCTTCGCCGACTACCGCACCGTGGACCTCAACGTCGGCCCGAAGTACCTGGCGGGCCAGCTGCAGCTGAAGGGCGCCCGCCTCAAGCGGCTGGAGGAGCAGTACACCGCGGTGGTGAAGCTCGGCGTGGCCGACCCGGCGGTCTGCGCCCTGGAGCGGATCGGGCGCCTCTACGAGAACTTCGCCCGGGTGCTGCAGGACGCGCCGGTGCCCAAGGAGCTGCGCGGCAACCCCGAGCTGCTCGAGGAGTACCGGGCCCAGCTGGGCGAGCAGGCCGAGCCGCTGGAGCAGAAGGCCGGGGAGGGGCTGGAGCTGGCGGTGGCCAAGGCCCGCGAGCTGGGCGTCAAGAACGACTGCGCCGACCGGGCCACCGCCACCGTGGCGGCCCGCCGGCCCGAGCTGGGCCCCGGGGCCGAGCCCCTGCCGGCGCTCTCCCGGCTGGCGACGCCGCCCACGCCGATGGGGCACGGGACGCTGGCCGCGGTGGAGCCGCCGCCGGCTGCGCCGAGGCCGCGCGAGGGGGCCAGGCGCCCCGAGGCCGGGACCAGGGCCGACCCCGCGCTGCCGGCCCTCAAGCTGCCCGGCGAGCGGCGCGCCGCCCCGAAGGTCCAGGAGCCAGCGCCGCCCAGGCCGCGCGGCGAGGACCCGCTGCCCCGCCCGAAGAAGGGCGCCGACGAGGACCTGCTGCCGTGA
- the gltC gene encoding adventurous gliding motility protein GltC — protein MSRALTALLLALALAAPLPAPAQLGLDLTAPEPAPRKKKDEPKKAAPKPAAKPAPRPAPADPLVRPEPPLPPPPVARPPRTRGVEPAAPPAAARAEVKPRLEAARALLDQGKAEAAALAYDAILRDPGLAEGHDEARYQLARALAALGLDHAALTTLDEVLARGPSRTRHFHDALERLFEVGDRLANEQPLLARVARHAREGVPPGREDRFHALLATYEFDRGRALEEAGKKEEARVAWGEARRLAALVREAAGDGSARAGAAGSVGGQDTYARAVFLDGLALYALGQEPEANERFKEVVRLTNPKRGRAEDPVVREQAFLQLARLHYQNRQNRYAIFYYGKMPWGGPSWLEGLWEASYAHYRIGEHEKALGNLLTLQSAYFKDEFFPESWVLKAIIYYENCRYPEATSVLKDFTAAYEPLYDELTALTARPGPPEAFLEQAASPRVRALAFTDRAIRRLAEAAREIDGELARGLTRRGEAFRGSLLGKAIEARLAQEKAQLLNEAGLRARGKLEYERDQLRAMLAQALRIEIEVSRQEREALESSLAAGSQVEVVKNLRWTHAVSDEHLYWPYQGEFWRDELGTYSYTLTKGCKDRPPRSAAP, from the coding sequence GTGAGCCGCGCCCTGACCGCCCTGCTGCTGGCGCTCGCCCTGGCCGCCCCGCTGCCGGCCCCGGCCCAGCTCGGCCTCGACCTGACGGCGCCCGAGCCGGCGCCCCGCAAGAAGAAGGACGAGCCGAAGAAGGCCGCCCCGAAGCCCGCCGCCAAGCCCGCGCCCCGGCCGGCCCCGGCCGACCCGCTGGTCCGCCCGGAGCCGCCGCTGCCGCCGCCGCCGGTGGCCCGGCCGCCCAGGACCAGGGGGGTCGAGCCGGCCGCCCCCCCCGCCGCCGCGCGCGCCGAGGTGAAGCCCAGGCTGGAGGCCGCCCGCGCCCTGCTCGACCAGGGCAAGGCCGAGGCCGCGGCGCTGGCCTACGACGCCATCCTGCGCGACCCCGGGCTGGCCGAGGGACACGACGAGGCCCGCTACCAGCTGGCCCGGGCGCTGGCCGCCCTGGGGCTGGACCACGCGGCGCTCACCACGCTCGACGAGGTGCTGGCCCGCGGGCCGTCGCGCACCCGCCACTTCCACGACGCCCTGGAGCGGCTCTTCGAGGTGGGCGACCGGCTCGCCAACGAGCAGCCGCTGCTGGCCCGGGTGGCGCGCCACGCCCGCGAGGGGGTCCCGCCCGGCCGGGAGGACCGCTTCCACGCCCTGCTGGCCACCTACGAGTTCGACCGCGGCCGCGCCCTCGAGGAGGCCGGCAAGAAGGAGGAGGCCCGCGTCGCCTGGGGCGAGGCGCGGCGGCTGGCGGCGCTGGTGCGCGAGGCGGCCGGCGACGGGTCGGCCCGGGCGGGCGCGGCCGGCTCGGTGGGCGGCCAGGACACCTACGCCCGCGCCGTCTTCCTGGACGGCCTGGCGCTCTACGCGCTGGGGCAGGAGCCGGAGGCCAACGAGCGGTTCAAGGAGGTGGTCCGGCTCACCAACCCGAAGCGCGGGCGGGCCGAGGACCCGGTGGTGCGCGAGCAGGCCTTCCTGCAGCTGGCCCGGCTCCACTACCAGAACCGGCAGAACCGCTACGCCATCTTCTACTACGGCAAGATGCCCTGGGGCGGGCCGAGCTGGCTGGAGGGGCTGTGGGAGGCCTCCTACGCCCACTACCGCATCGGCGAGCACGAGAAGGCGCTGGGCAACCTGCTGACCCTGCAGTCGGCCTACTTCAAGGACGAGTTCTTCCCCGAGTCCTGGGTCCTCAAGGCCATCATCTACTACGAGAACTGCCGCTACCCCGAGGCCACCTCGGTCCTGAAGGACTTCACCGCCGCCTACGAGCCGCTCTACGACGAGCTCACCGCGCTGACGGCGCGCCCGGGCCCCCCGGAGGCCTTCCTGGAGCAGGCGGCCAGCCCGCGGGTGCGGGCGCTGGCCTTCACCGACCGGGCCATCCGGCGGCTGGCCGAGGCGGCCCGCGAGATCGACGGCGAGCTGGCGCGCGGGCTGACCCGGCGCGGCGAGGCCTTCCGCGGCTCGCTGCTCGGCAAGGCCATCGAGGCCCGGCTGGCGCAGGAGAAGGCGCAGCTGCTGAACGAGGCCGGCCTGCGGGCCCGCGGCAAGCTGGAGTACGAGCGCGACCAGCTGCGCGCCATGCTGGCCCAGGCCCTGCGCATCGAGATCGAGGTCTCGCGCCAGGAGCGCGAGGCGCTGGAGAGCTCGCTGGCGGCCGGCAGCCAGGTCGAGGTGGTGAAGAACCTGCGCTGGACCCACGCCGTCTCCGACGAGCACCTCTACTGGCCGTACCAGGGCGAGTTCTGGCGCGACGAGCTGGGCACTTACTCCTACACCCTCACCAAGGGCTGCAAGGACCGCCCGCCGCGGTCCGCCGCCCCGTGA
- a CDS encoding outer membrane beta-barrel domain-containing protein gives MSTPTRTRARLAALLVVALALPAAARAGNKADAFEGKIQPISGQLYRKAGRLELTALGALSLNDAFYSKTFGGLQAAWHLTEFWSVGASFAGGGASPTGSTTVCPANLGCRPATAAELAQLPGRLRTTAGLEVAWTPIYGKLNVLAERVAHFDLGLVAGADWITHDAVLTTDEAVRQGLTPGRVSTVGGHAGLAVRLFLGEMVALRLVVKDLVYAVDVPNVQEAGAPRRDIQNQLFTELGVSVFFPFRPRAAGRTP, from the coding sequence GTGAGCACGCCCACCCGCACCCGCGCCCGCCTGGCGGCGCTCCTGGTGGTGGCCCTGGCGCTGCCGGCGGCGGCGCGCGCCGGCAACAAGGCCGACGCCTTCGAGGGGAAGATCCAGCCCATCTCCGGCCAGCTCTACCGCAAGGCCGGCCGCCTCGAGCTGACCGCCCTGGGCGCGCTCTCGCTCAACGACGCCTTCTACTCGAAGACCTTCGGCGGGCTGCAGGCCGCCTGGCACCTCACCGAGTTCTGGTCGGTGGGCGCCTCCTTCGCCGGCGGCGGCGCCAGCCCCACCGGCTCCACCACGGTGTGCCCCGCCAACCTGGGCTGCCGCCCGGCCACCGCCGCCGAGCTGGCCCAGCTGCCCGGCCGCCTGCGCACCACCGCCGGCCTGGAGGTGGCCTGGACCCCCATCTACGGCAAGCTCAACGTGCTGGCGGAGCGGGTGGCGCACTTCGACCTGGGCCTGGTGGCCGGCGCCGACTGGATCACCCACGACGCCGTGCTCACCACCGACGAGGCCGTCCGGCAGGGGCTGACCCCGGGCCGCGTCTCCACGGTGGGCGGCCACGCCGGCCTGGCGGTGCGCCTCTTCCTCGGCGAGATGGTGGCGCTGCGCCTGGTGGTGAAGGACCTGGTCTACGCGGTGGACGTGCCCAACGTGCAGGAGGCCGGCGCGCCCCGCCGCGACATCCAGAACCAGCTCTTCACCGAGCTGGGCGTCTCGGTCTTCTTCCCCTTCCGCCCGCGCGCCGCCGGGAGGACCCCGTGA
- a CDS encoding outer membrane beta-barrel domain-containing protein: MRLRQIIPALIVALLAPLAGAQDLPGLDLSRPAAPAGEKAAPPTEVAPLSLEPEAVGASGSGAAGQKAGAIFGERDVALGDRVKAVQRKGFLKRGRFEVAPILALSVNDAFFQKVGGGLRLAYSLQDSFALAVRGSYYTPFRTDNVAAGKIGLSSQLLTSQLYGQAMLDGVWSPIYGKASFLADAIVHFDLYLAAGFGAVWSATSLAPRNEGPHLAAELGGGVRFYPYEWMAFELGLMATFYPDQPVLSVPATMQTVFVANVGLSFFFPTAFDYAYPQ; encoded by the coding sequence ATGCGACTCCGGCAGATCATCCCAGCGTTGATCGTGGCGCTCCTGGCGCCGCTGGCGGGCGCGCAGGACCTGCCCGGCCTGGACCTGTCGAGGCCGGCCGCGCCGGCCGGCGAGAAGGCGGCGCCGCCCACCGAGGTGGCGCCGCTCTCGCTGGAGCCCGAGGCGGTGGGCGCGTCCGGGTCCGGCGCCGCGGGGCAGAAGGCCGGCGCCATCTTCGGCGAGCGCGACGTGGCGCTCGGCGACCGGGTCAAGGCGGTGCAGCGCAAGGGCTTCCTCAAGCGCGGCCGCTTCGAGGTGGCGCCCATCCTGGCGCTCAGCGTCAACGACGCCTTCTTCCAGAAGGTGGGCGGCGGCCTCCGGCTCGCCTACAGCCTGCAGGACAGCTTCGCCCTGGCGGTGCGCGGCTCCTACTACACGCCCTTCCGCACCGACAACGTGGCGGCCGGCAAGATCGGCCTCTCCAGCCAGCTGCTCACCTCGCAGCTCTACGGGCAGGCCATGCTCGACGGCGTCTGGTCGCCGATCTACGGCAAGGCCTCCTTCCTGGCCGACGCCATCGTCCACTTCGACCTCTACCTGGCGGCCGGCTTCGGCGCGGTCTGGAGCGCCACCAGCCTGGCGCCGCGCAACGAGGGGCCGCACCTGGCCGCCGAGCTGGGCGGTGGCGTGCGCTTCTACCCGTACGAGTGGATGGCCTTCGAGCTCGGCCTGATGGCCACCTTCTACCCGGACCAGCCGGTCCTCTCGGTGCCGGCCACCATGCAGACGGTCTTCGTGGCCAACGTGGGCCTGAGCTTCTTCTTCCCCACCGCCTTCGACTACGCCTACCCCCAGTGA
- the cglC gene encoding adventurous gliding motility lipoprotein CglC — protein sequence MRPARLAQAAALAALLLLAGCQSPDVGQPCKLPSKPGAPSPGPTPDTAAGDYLEFGNTFCDNLVCIVSPAVPGGRYNGCSGDQCGYCSKPCVSDQDCSRSETGLACRQMVLDPAFIASLDEATRLKYLADIQFSSYCAVPR from the coding sequence ATGCGCCCCGCCCGTCTCGCCCAGGCTGCTGCGCTCGCCGCCCTGCTGCTGCTCGCGGGCTGCCAGTCTCCCGACGTGGGCCAGCCGTGCAAGCTGCCCTCCAAGCCCGGCGCGCCGTCCCCGGGGCCCACGCCCGACACCGCGGCCGGCGACTACCTCGAGTTCGGCAACACCTTCTGCGACAACCTGGTGTGCATCGTCTCGCCGGCGGTCCCGGGCGGCCGCTACAACGGGTGCTCCGGCGACCAGTGCGGCTACTGCTCCAAGCCCTGCGTCTCCGACCAGGACTGCTCCCGCTCCGAGACCGGCCTGGCCTGCCGCCAGATGGTGCTCGACCCGGCCTTCATCGCCTCGCTCGACGAGGCCACCCGGCTGAAGTACCTGGCCGACATCCAGTTCTCCAGCTACTGCGCCGTGCCGCGGTGA
- a CDS encoding DUF192 domain-containing protein, with protein MALALGLAGLLLAACAAQPPPEPPAPPRPRVVLETAAGARHVVVVELARTPAEQERGLMHRRELAEDAGMLFLFPESRVHAFWMKNTLIPLDLIFIDEAGVVVGIVRRAEPLTLSPRSPGVPSRYVLEVAGGWAERHGVEPGARVRLEDVPRY; from the coding sequence ATGGCCCTGGCGCTGGGCCTGGCCGGGCTGCTGCTGGCCGCCTGCGCCGCCCAGCCCCCGCCCGAGCCGCCCGCCCCGCCCCGCCCCCGGGTGGTGCTCGAGACCGCCGCCGGCGCCCGCCACGTGGTGGTGGTGGAGCTGGCCCGCACCCCGGCCGAGCAGGAGCGCGGCCTGATGCACCGCCGCGAGCTGGCCGAGGACGCCGGCATGCTCTTCCTCTTCCCCGAGAGCCGGGTGCACGCCTTCTGGATGAAGAACACCCTCATCCCGCTCGACCTGATCTTCATCGACGAGGCCGGCGTGGTGGTGGGCATCGTGCGCCGGGCCGAGCCGCTGACCCTCTCGCCGCGCAGCCCGGGCGTGCCGAGCCGCTACGTGCTGGAGGTGGCCGGCGGCTGGGCGGAGCGCCACGGCGTGGAGCCGGGGGCGCGGGTGCGGCTGGAGGACGTGCCGCGCTACTGA
- a CDS encoding TIGR02266 family protein — protein sequence MTPDHRAHPRAPIELKVEYKKLNSFFADYTRNISKGGTFIKTRKALPVGTRFVFRLEVPGRDHPFELSGEVVRSQPGDDAGMGIRFVWADELARIEFERVVEELMERSLGPHVTHHLLRQDR from the coding sequence ATGACGCCGGACCACCGCGCGCACCCTCGAGCGCCCATCGAGCTCAAGGTCGAATACAAGAAGCTCAACAGCTTCTTCGCCGACTACACGCGCAACATCTCCAAGGGCGGCACCTTCATCAAGACCCGCAAGGCCTTGCCGGTGGGCACGCGCTTCGTCTTCCGGCTCGAGGTGCCCGGGCGCGATCACCCCTTCGAGCTGAGCGGCGAGGTGGTGCGGTCGCAGCCCGGCGACGACGCCGGCATGGGCATCCGCTTCGTCTGGGCCGACGAGCTGGCCCGCATCGAGTTCGAGCGGGTGGTCGAGGAGCTGATGGAGCGCAGCCTCGGCCCCCACGTCACCCACCACCTGCTGCGGCAGGACCGGTAG